In Rosa rugosa chromosome 4, drRosRugo1.1, whole genome shotgun sequence, the genomic stretch TAAGAAGAACCAAATTGTTTAGTTGGAACCATTCATGAAAAGAAATTTTGATTCATGGCAGCACAGTTATGGAGATAGAAATAAGGTGGACCTTGCAAATTGGGTGTTGAGAGCTCTCACATGCAGCCGCGATGACTCGGCTCGCCGTTCATCTAATGAAGGTGTAGCCGTATTCTGCTCTTGAGAAGATTCTGCTCTATGAACATCAAATGAGGATCCTGTCATTATTCTTTTGTTCCGAAACTGCATCATTAATGTAAGagaaattacaataagcatcgaTACAAAAACTGGACATCCAAAATCACGCAAAAGACACAAATTCACGCATCATTAATGTATATCAAAATTTACAGTAGTACACTACTAAAACAATCAGTACAAAGATACAAAACAGAAACCAAGGAACTTCCAAAAGATACAGAAGCTGGGAAAAACCAATTGATACATAACTTCCTATTGAAAGGGGAAACCTTAAACTTGAGATCTTTCCTTGACATCAATAAAGCCCCACACCTTGGCTCTCCTACCATAAATGTACCACCTCTTATGCACCCTCTCCAAAAGCCTCTAAAAGAAGAATGGCAGcaatatttttctcttttttcactGTCTGCATTTCTCTCCTCCAACCTTAATTTTCAATTCAGCTTTCTTGTCCTCTCCACTTTGGCACATAATCAAGTCAGCAAGGTGGCAATCTTATGGTACAGAAACTACACCGATTTCAAACTGTGCACTCAAAATAGATCAACCAACCTAAACCACTGTACTCAAACCAAATTAGAGTCCGAAAACacgaattactttcctttcacTGCTAATACTTAGTTTCAATCTACTATACTACTCTTGCTTCACTTATTCTAGCTCCAAAATCTTTGGCTAGTTCAGGAACAAACTCGAACAGCACGAACCACTcaatccgaaaacccggaataATCCCATAAACTAACAAAAATACCAGCAAATAACCCTTGACAACTTCACATTCCAACACTGGAACTATAATGcaagcaaaacaagcaaaatcCAGTACGTGCTCAACTTGGGTAACTCAAATTTCAAACCTTTACACCATTCAAcaacagaaaaaccaaaaacccctaATACACACGACCTCCACTATCCTCAAAACCCtaacaaattagggttttgccAACTTTTCTGAATAAaaaggtcaaaaaaaaaaagcctgaaACTTTCGAACGGAAAAGCATTACTTACGGCAGCGGAGTCGGAGTTGGTATCCGATAAGCCGAAACGTTTGGCTCCTCCCATCATGATGGTTTTGGATGAAAAggcaaaactagggttcttcaggGGTTGTGCTTTTTTCCTCCGACCAAGAACTGCAAGCAAAACAATAAGGGAAAGTCCCTTATTttcgtgattttttttttttttttttaaataaaggaaaataaaaattggaagGGGGGGTTGATAGGAGCCTTTGGATGAGGTGGGGAAGTAACTTTTAATTAGGACCGTTGGTCTGGCTTCGCACTACAGCTCCACACGTGGGCCTTCTGTGGATTGGGCTAGCACGTGCCTTCTTTAAAAATTAgaacaatagttttttttttttttaaatatattcgTAAGAGATCGTTACAAGTAGTATAAATGTTCATTGGTTGTAAATACGATGAgaaggtttatatatatatgtacaaatTGAGCATCGGGAACATTCTGATTCCAATTGGTTAAAGTTGAAAATCGAGGAAGCCTCATCGGGTgaagaattaaaataaatattttcatTGTTCCGAACATGATAAAATGTGATTTTctcgaataaaaaaaaatgcaagatTATGTGTAGTCGTGCACATAACATCTCCATTAAAGCATTACGATCCCTCTATACCGGCCGATTTAAATGAGATCTAAACCCTTTATCAAAAAAATCTCTCCAAATCATAAGAAACAAGTCTCACATGTTTATCTTGACAAATTGATTGGGGTTGTACCCCAAAGATAGAATGAAGGGAAATATTAGATTTAGATGGCATGTGtgataattttgaggagatcgAAACCAGTGGCTCTGTGAAAGATAAATGATCAATATTTAGGTTCATCTAAGCAAAAGTTATGATTTGTAACTTTTGTTCTTAACAAACACATTATTCAATAACACGGAAGTTTAAAATTCAGAGAGGGTTAATATAATTTTGCAATCAAAATGAAGTTTGGTAATGTTTACAACGTAGTAATGTGGCTTACAATCTGCTCAAGTTTTGTGCTCAAATCTCACTAAACAGGGGGTTGGGAGAATCACCTTATTCTCATACAATATGATCAAACTTGTTCTCTCCTCATAGTCTCTCTGTCTTCATTCTTCCCTTCAACAAAATTAGATAGATGTTCCCCTGAGATTCTGGCCTGCCGGTTAGAATTAGACGCCCCTGGTGAAAATTCTTGCTTTCTCTTTTCCTCTGAGCTCCCGGTGTACGGAATTGCCCATtttgaaacaaaaaagaataaaaaaagaaaaagaaaagtaaaacttcaaaaaattgctgccaactaaaaaaaaaaaaaaaacaaaagaaaggaaATTGCTGCAGTCCCCATATTTACACCAAGGCCTTGTTCTCTTCATCTTCCTCGATATCGTTTGCTTCTGGGACATTCATCAGTACTTCTTTGAAAGATTTTGCATGCTTGTTAACCTGGTTTTCCGGCACCATCTTCAGTATGATTCCCATGGCTATGAGCAGTAGCCCTGTCCCATGCTCTTCTGTCATTGGCTTTGTGAATATTATGTACGACAGCAACAATGTCACCGCCTTTCTAGCAGTTGTAACCTGAACGATGCCAGAATCAATCGTGAGTTTAACTCCACTCCACCAGTTACAGAAGTCCACAACATTGTAGAATTTATGAACATATGTTTTTTTCTAATGTATGTTGTGAGAGAAAATTTAGAATAAGGAAGCTAATGAGGAGGAGAGAATGACCATAGCAGTGGTGGCAGCTCCAAAAAGTGCAATGAGGGATAGCACAGATACTTGTCCAACAAATGTGGCGATGGCTTCAAACACCAACACCCCATACACATAAGGATGCTGCAATCATCGACAGAAAAGCAGAATATACATAAGGAACTGGTTATGTCACAAGAGTGGCCTTAAAAATTGGATCTCCACTAGGACGTACGTCCATATTAGACGCATGGTTGGCGCGTAACTAATTCCTTGACAGAAACACAAACACCACTCTTTAGAAAATGAAGTGAAGATCAAGCATCACTAACCTCAGCGCAAGAATTCCAGGCCCTAAACAGTTCTCCAGTAAGAATCATAGGTGGAAGTAGCATTGGCAACCCAACTACTGTTGAGCAGAACAACATCTCTGTCTGCAGTCAATAATAACATGTGATTACGACAACAGCTTTATCGCATATCTTATAAACCATTTGAAAGACCAGGAGAGGATATACAGGAACTGAAAGATCACCTGTGTGGTGTCAGGATTCATGGTAAAGATTGCTTCTTGTACATTCCCAAGGAAAGCGTCCATAATTAGAGCGCCTGATATCATCACCACACCCAATATGCTAAAGTTGGGAGATGTGTTTGCATCTGCTAATGTGAAAATAATGAGACCAATCACTAGGAGTATTGCAGATATGTATTCATGAATTGGGTATTTCCTTCTCAATCCAGGAACAAATGCCCCCATCACCATCACTGGCAGGACCTGAATATACACACAATCACAATGTCATGAGATTTGGAGGACTCTGTTTCCGAAACAAAAATTTATCAACTATCAGCTTACTTAGAAGGTCACAAAAACCAAAAGTAAACCATGCAGATTTATTCACAAATTTACCTTTGTGGACTTGAACATAATCTGTGCAGGATAATTGAGCCAGGCCAAGGATCCCTTAGTCAATCCATGAGAACCCATAAGAACAGCAGAGAGCTTCACATATGTTTTCCAAGGATTCACCATTTTCTGCGTGGTGAAACCTTGAAGGTATATGAGACCCAGGTATACAAATCCTTGTACAAATGTAAAGTACCATCCATAGCTGCAAAATTAGAGAAGATTTAGTTAAGCAGACATCATGTTGAAACTATAGAAGAAATCAAATAGTATGGTTCGAGAGCAAGGTGGACTAACCTGAATTGTAGACGATTATATACGTATTCCTGAGATTTAAGGAAGACATGTTAACAGCATGAAAAATGCAACTTGAGGTACAATCATAAGATAGCAAATGAAATCCTATCCTCACCAAAACATTATTCTAAACCCTGTTTGTGGCAGAGAAAAATGAATGACAGGAGAACTGAACCAAAGATAGAAGAACATACAAACATGACCTAAACAAAAACATGGCAAGGAAAACCCATTGTTACCTAAACATTGTCCCAAAACTCTGTTTAGGTAGCTGAGGAAAGTTCATGACCTTAAGATTTTTTATACACAGCAAAGCCACCACACAACCATTTGGAACAAAATGCACTAAACTCACTCCAATCCATTTTCTCCTCCCACATTTTCACCAATCAAACAGtgaaaaatgaaactaagaacaACAACAAAGCAAATTGAGAAAATGTTCATAACAAACAACAATTAATCATATCTGAGAATGAAGAAACATTCGCACATAATTCATAATGATCAAATTGAATTAGAAACAAACCTCACAAACGCCATTGACAAGGTAACCAAAGAAGAACCCAGACGAGCAAATAATGAATTGCTGCCACACAGGCCTATCAGAGAGTGAAATCCCAAACAGAAACCTAGCTTGATCCTCGTTCTTCATATTCAAATATTGATAATCAAAACCCAATAAATACCAACTCTGTACTCTAGCTTTCAGACGCAATGCCGTAAACTATAGCCAAAAATCAAAGCTTTAATCAAAAGGGTCGGATTGTTGGAGAAGAAATGTATCAGAATCAGATTATATAGAAATATCAGACCCCCTTTTAAGACGAACAGGCGGCAAAAGTTTCATGTGTGTTACCCAAAATAACAGAGaagctctcttttctttttctctggcTCTTTTCTATTAGGATGAAGGTGGCAAATGGCAATGAGGCTCTGCAATTAATTGAGAGAGGCACGCATTTAATGGAGGGAGATTCAGGGAGCCTAGGATTCGACACACAATAATCAATGCGcaatcgaagaagaagaaaggtggTTTACATATTGGTGCAATTTGAATTTTTATTGGGGTAAG encodes the following:
- the LOC133746257 gene encoding UDP-galactose/UDP-glucose transporter 2-like, with the translated sequence MKNEDQARFLFGISLSDRPVWQQFIICSSGFFFGYLVNGVCEEYVYNRLQFSYGWYFTFVQGFVYLGLIYLQGFTTQKMVNPWKTYVKLSAVLMGSHGLTKGSLAWLNYPAQIMFKSTKVLPVMVMGAFVPGLRRKYPIHEYISAILLVIGLIIFTLADANTSPNFSILGVVMISGALIMDAFLGNVQEAIFTMNPDTTQTEMLFCSTVVGLPMLLPPMILTGELFRAWNSCAEHPYVYGVLVFEAIATFVGQVSVLSLIALFGAATTAMVTTARKAVTLLLSYIIFTKPMTEEHGTGLLLIAMGIILKMVPENQVNKHAKSFKEVLMNVPEANDIEEDEENKALV